The following DNA comes from Corynebacterium urogenitale.
CACTCCAGCGCATCGGCACCACCAACTTCGCCGAATAAACCTCCCCGGTATCCTCACGCCCGGAATATCCTCCGGCATCACACAAGGACTAACAATGACCAATAATTCCGCTGCCCCCACCGGAACGCAGCCGACAACCGACCCTGTGGACAGCCGCAAGGGCGGTCTGCCGCTGCTGATGACGGTGCTCATCACCGCCGCCGTGGCCTTCCAGCTCAACGCCTCCATGCTGTCGCCCGTCCTCGCGACGATGGCGCGGGAGCTCAATACCGACGAAGCCGCCGTGGGCCTGAGCCAGACCGCCTTCTTCACCGGCGGCGCAATGTGTGGCCTCTTCCTGCCCCGCCTCTCCGATATCGTCGGACGACGCAAAATCCTGCTGATCATGCTTGGCGTGATGGCTCTGGGTGGTGTGATGGCCGCACTGGCGCCGAACATCGGCGTGCTGCTAGTCGCCCGCGCCCTGCAAGGCATTGCTGGCCCCACGATTCCGATGACGCTCATCATCCTGCGCAGCCAGGTGAAGGACGAACTGCGCCTGGGCACGCTCATGGGACTCATCGCCGCGATTAACGGCGGCGTGGCTGGCATCGACGTGCTGCTATCCGGCTGGATGGCGGAGCACTGGGGCTTCCGCTCCGTGTTCTGGCTCATCGCCATCATCGGCTTCATCGCCGTGGGCGTGGTTGCCGCATGGGCTCCGGAGTCCAAGCCTTCGGACAACGTGAAGATGGACTGGGGTGGCGCGCTGTTCCTCGTGATCTCTGTCCTGCTCATCACCCTGGCTGCCAATGAGGCTGGTAAGGCCGCCAACGCCAACTGGCCGATGGTTGGCCTGATGGTGCTGGGTGGACTCATCGTGTTTGCCATCTTCTGGACCTATGAAAATAAGCACGAGCAGCCGATGGTCGCACCGAAGTACCTGGCACGCCGCCACACCTGGGGTCTGCTGCTCACCACCGTGCTGACGATGACCGGTGTCTTCGCCGCGGTCAACGGCGTGGCAACCTCCCTGGCCCAGAATCCTTCAGCGGGCTTCGGTTGGGATGCTGACGGTGCCGCGTTACTGTTGCTGACCCCCTACGCGCTCGTCGGCTGGGCGGTCGGCCCCTTCGCCGGTCGCTTCGCCCCAAAGATCGGTTACTCCCGCCTGCTGCGCATCGCCAATATCTCCACCGCAGCGCTGCTGCTGGTACTGGCATTCGTCGGCATCAACAACAAGATCGTGCTGGTCGCGAGCATCGTCCTCATCGGCGTGACCTACGCGGGTATCTCCAACATCGTGTTGAACAACCTGGGTGTGGTGAACTCCCCGAAGGAGTACGAGGGCTTCCTGCCAGGCATGAACTCCGCAGCCTTCAACCTGGGCGCAGGCATCTCCTTCGCCATCCTGCCGGTGTTCATGGTCGCTGGCTCCCCGGAAGGCTCCGACTCCGCAGCGGGGTACACCACCGCGTTCATCGTCGGTGCCGTGATTTTGGGAATCTCCGCGCTGACCTCCCTGTTCATTCCAAAGACGACCGCCGCCGAGGAGGAAAACACCCTGGCCACGGTCTAGGGCCCGCGCTCAATGCCCAAGCCCTTTGGCGAACTCGCCCCATTCCACTGACCCCATTCCACTAAGGTCAGTTGGGTGAGCAAAGAAGATAACCCCAGTACCACGCCGAACACCATCTGGAGCCGAATCATCGGCTACCGCCCAGACTTCCTCATCTGGATGATCCTCATCGGCGTGGTGCTGGGGATTTTCTTACCCGTACGTGGTCAGGCGGCTGAAATAGCGGACTGGGTCGTGAAGTTCGCTATCGCCTTCCTGTTCTTCCTCTACGGTGCCCGGCTCGCACCGCAGGAAGCGCTCAAGGGTCTACTGCATTGGCGCCTGCACCTGTTGATCTTCGGCTTCACATTCCTGTTCTTCCCGCTGGTGGGTCTGGCGATGATGCCCCTCAAGCACCTCATCGGCGAAGACCTCTACATGGGTATCCTCTTTCTCACGCTGGTCCCGTCCACTGTGCAATCCTCCGTGGCTTTCACCTCCATCGCCCGCGGCAACGTGGCGGCCTCCATCGTCGCCGCCAGTGCCTCCTCGCTGGCCGGGGTGGTGCTCACGCCACTGCTCGTGCTGCTGCTCATGACCTCCTCCGGCGGAGTGCACATCGATGGCTCCACCTTCATCAACATCGGTGTGCAGTTGCTGCTGCCGTTCGTCCTCGGCCAGCTCTTGCGCCGATGGGTTCAGCCATTTGCCGCCTCACCGCTGACGAAGAAGGTGGATCAGATATCCATCGGCCTGGTGGTGTACGTCTCCTTCTCTGAAGGCAAAGTGTCCGGCGCGTGGGAGAGCGTCCACTGGACAATGATTCTGGGACTGGTGCTCGGCTCGTGTGTGCTGGTGTGGCTCTTGCTATCCATCACCAGCGTCGTTACCCGCAAGCTGGGCTTCAACTACCAGGACCAAGTGGCCATCCAATTCGCAGGCACGAAGAAATCCCTGGCTGCGGGACTGCCGATGGCGGCCGTGATGTTCGGCTCCGGCGGGCTCGGTCTATTGATTCTGCCCTTGATGATCTTCCACCAGGTGCAGCTCATCATCTGCTCCTTCCGGGCCTCCTCTTACGCGGAGCGCTACCCGGACTCCCTCGAGCACGCGAAGACTTGGTAACTCAGTAACTCAGGCACTATCAAGCACCGGAGACGAGCTGCGGCGCATCGCCTAACTTTCCGGGGCGGCAGTGCGCTTGGTGTAGCCCATGCGCGGGCGGAATCCCTGCGGGTGCTTCATCTGCGCCGCAGCATCTGCGATCACGAGGCGGAAACGCGGCTTCATCGGCGGCAACTGGCTGATGGGGAACCAACCGACGTTCACCGACTCATCATCCCCGATGTGGGGCTCGGTCGGGGTTCCCTCCACCAGACGACAGCGAATAGCCGTATCGACATAGTTCGTCACATCGCCATTCGGGTACTCCACTGGCCCTACCTGGCCCACACCCAGGAGAGCCTCGTGAGTCACCTGCAACCCGGTTTCTTCGGCGACTTCCCGCACCGCCGCGACGTGTGGCTCCTCACCGGGGTCCACGATGCCCGTAACGGGAGTCCACTCGCTGTTATCCGCACGCTGGACCAGCAGGACCTCCGGCACCTGCCAGATGGGAGCATCGGCTGGAACCTCCTTGAGCACGATGGCAGTCACACCGGGAACCCACAGCGGGGCATGGCCGACGTACTGTCGCAGTTCGACAATGAAATCGGGAGTTGGCATGTCCCTCAGCCTAGCCTGAAGGTTCGGCGTCAACGCCCTCAAACACCCAGTTAGAACACCCAGTTGACCAGCACCACGTAAAACACCGTGCCGAGCAGAATAGACAAGCTGGCACTTCGACGCCACAGGTGCACAGCCACCACGAATGCGATGCCCAGGGCCACGGCAATCCAGCCAGTAGGCACCCCGGCGATGGTGCTGCCACCAGCAGCGTCTCCACTCGTCGCCTCCTGCGCCGTGGTCGTCGTAGCGTAGATGGCCAGCACCGTCATCACACCCACTGGCATGACCAGTCCCAACCAGGCAACCAGCTGCGATTCCTTGAAGAACTTCAACGCGGCAAATGGCAACCCGCGCAAAGCGACGGTGACAAGGAACACCGCCAACAGAATCCACACCGTCGGCCACAACTCCACGCCCTCGGGCAGACCAGCGGAGGCAAGGACTTGTGGCGTCGTCGAAGAAACAGCGGGGGAGAGGCCAACAGCAGTAATCATGCCTGCGCCTCACCCTCCCTACGCAGCTGCTCACGGGGGCGCGTCGCGCCAACCCGAAGAGTTACCGCACGGTCGAATGCCGGCACGTAGTAACGCACCAACAGCACCACAAAGTAGAGCAGCATCGCGATCATCAACATGTTGTCCGGAGAGACCCACAACCCCACACCAGCCGCAAACGCGGCCATGATCGGCAGTGACAGGTCCTTAAAGCCCGCGAAACTTTCAATCGCCAGCACAATAAACAGCGCCACCAGGGCAAACTCCATGCCCTTGAGCTCGAAGGGCAGTGCCGCACCACACAACGCGCCCACGATGCCACCACTAACCCAGCCGGCTTGCAGCACCGCCTCCACGGTGACGGCGCGCGGCCCAGTCCACTGCACGGAACGGCGAGCGGAAATCACCGCATAGGTCTCATCGGTGAGCGCATACATCCCATAGGCCTTGCCCAACCTAGACTTCACCCTACTCAGTGGGTAATTCAGCGCGTAGAACACGTGGCGGAAATTCACCAGCAGCGCATAGAGAGCCGCACTGAGGGGCCCCGCGCCTCCCGTGATGAGGGTCAAGGCCAGGAATTCCATGGAACCCGCATAAATCACGAAGGAGAGGACCGGGGCCCAAAACCAGGCGAAACCCACCTGGGTGACCAATAAACCGAAAGCCAAACCCAGCGGCACCATGCCCAGTGCCACCGCCCACGTGTCGCGGATGCCGGCCCGAATCTCCTCACGCAGCGAATACTCCGGGGTCGCTGCTACCACAGCACACACCTCCTTCAAGGTACGGCGCTAGTTACGCTCTGGGCTAGTTGCGCTCTGGATGCTGCGCCCAGGTTGCGAACAGGTTCTCCGGGAAGGGGCGTCGCGCCATGATCCGCCGCCACGTCTCACCCGGCTTCTCCGTAAATACGTCCTCGAACGTGGCCGCCTCACGGTCGACCAGCCCAGCGTCCATCCACTCCTCGACGTGCGCGACGGGTGCGGACACGTAGCTGTGGAACAGCCGCAGACCCTTGAGCTTGCCGCCGGCAGCGGCGACCTGCTCGTCAAAACTCGGTGCGGAATCGCCA
Coding sequences within:
- a CDS encoding MFS transporter, translating into MTNNSAAPTGTQPTTDPVDSRKGGLPLLMTVLITAAVAFQLNASMLSPVLATMARELNTDEAAVGLSQTAFFTGGAMCGLFLPRLSDIVGRRKILLIMLGVMALGGVMAALAPNIGVLLVARALQGIAGPTIPMTLIILRSQVKDELRLGTLMGLIAAINGGVAGIDVLLSGWMAEHWGFRSVFWLIAIIGFIAVGVVAAWAPESKPSDNVKMDWGGALFLVISVLLITLAANEAGKAANANWPMVGLMVLGGLIVFAIFWTYENKHEQPMVAPKYLARRHTWGLLLTTVLTMTGVFAAVNGVATSLAQNPSAGFGWDADGAALLLLTPYALVGWAVGPFAGRFAPKIGYSRLLRIANISTAALLLVLAFVGINNKIVLVASIVLIGVTYAGISNIVLNNLGVVNSPKEYEGFLPGMNSAAFNLGAGISFAILPVFMVAGSPEGSDSAAGYTTAFIVGAVILGISALTSLFIPKTTAAEEENTLATV
- a CDS encoding bile acid:sodium symporter family protein, coding for MILIGVVLGIFLPVRGQAAEIADWVVKFAIAFLFFLYGARLAPQEALKGLLHWRLHLLIFGFTFLFFPLVGLAMMPLKHLIGEDLYMGILFLTLVPSTVQSSVAFTSIARGNVAASIVAASASSLAGVVLTPLLVLLLMTSSGGVHIDGSTFINIGVQLLLPFVLGQLLRRWVQPFAASPLTKKVDQISIGLVVYVSFSEGKVSGAWESVHWTMILGLVLGSCVLVWLLLSITSVVTRKLGFNYQDQVAIQFAGTKKSLAAGLPMAAVMFGSGGLGLLILPLMIFHQVQLIICSFRASSYAERYPDSLEHAKTW
- a CDS encoding NUDIX hydrolase, with amino-acid sequence MPTPDFIVELRQYVGHAPLWVPGVTAIVLKEVPADAPIWQVPEVLLVQRADNSEWTPVTGIVDPGEEPHVAAVREVAEETGLQVTHEALLGVGQVGPVEYPNGDVTNYVDTAIRCRLVEGTPTEPHIGDDESVNVGWFPISQLPPMKPRFRLVIADAAAQMKHPQGFRPRMGYTKRTAAPES
- a CDS encoding branched-chain amino acid transporter permease, which encodes MITAVGLSPAVSSTTPQVLASAGLPEGVELWPTVWILLAVFLVTVALRGLPFAALKFFKESQLVAWLGLVMPVGVMTVLAIYATTTTAQEATSGDAAGGSTIAGVPTGWIAVALGIAFVVAVHLWRRSASLSILLGTVFYVVLVNWVF
- a CDS encoding AzlC family ABC transporter permease is translated as MVPLGLAFGLLVTQVGFAWFWAPVLSFVIYAGSMEFLALTLITGGAGPLSAALYALLVNFRHVFYALNYPLSRVKSRLGKAYGMYALTDETYAVISARRSVQWTGPRAVTVEAVLQAGWVSGGIVGALCGAALPFELKGMEFALVALFIVLAIESFAGFKDLSLPIMAAFAAGVGLWVSPDNMLMIAMLLYFVVLLVRYYVPAFDRAVTLRVGATRPREQLRREGEAQA